One genomic window of Mustela lutreola isolate mMusLut2 chromosome 14, mMusLut2.pri, whole genome shotgun sequence includes the following:
- the TNFSF18 gene encoding tumor necrosis factor ligand superfamily member 18: MEDMPLSHSGPQGTRRSSWKQWCLYSVIALLLLLFSFSTLILTFLPLKTASEPCIAKFGPSPLKWQMTCPKLPCVNKTANEKLEILQNGLYLIYGQVTPNTTYKEPAPFAVRLRKNEDIIQALTNNSKIQNVGGTYELRAGDILELIYNSDHQVLKNHTYWGIVLLANPQYNP; the protein is encoded by the exons ATGGAAGATATGCCTTTAAGCCATTCAGGTCCTCAAGGGACACGCAGATCATCCTGGAAGCAATGGTGCCTCTACTCAGTAATAGCTCTTTTGCTGTTGCTTTTCTCCTTCAGTACACTAATTCTCACTTTTCTTCCACTCAAG ACTGCCAGTGAACCCTGCATAGCTAAGTTCG GACCATCCCCTTTAAAATGGCAAATGACATGTCCTAAGCTTCCTTGTGTGAATAAGACAGCGAATGAGAAACTGGAAATACTTCAGAATGGCTTGTATCTCATTTATGGCCAAGTGACTCCCAACACAACCTACAAGGAACCAGCTCCTTTTGCGGTGCGGCTACGTAAAAATGAAGACATCATACAAGCTCTAACAAACAACTCTAAAATTCAAAATGTAGGAGGGACTTACGAATTGCGTGCTGGGGATATTCTAGAACTAATATACAACTCTGACCATCAGGTACTAAAAAACCACACATACTGGGGGATCGTGCTGCTGGCAAATCCGCAGTATAACCCCTAG